The following coding sequences lie in one Benincasa hispida cultivar B227 chromosome 6, ASM972705v1, whole genome shotgun sequence genomic window:
- the LOC120079131 gene encoding uncharacterized protein LOC120079131: protein MAPYEALYGRPCRTSICWNEVGERKLLGPELVQQTSDNVKIIRDNLKTTRDRKKCYADKRRRELEFEVELSHISDAFHVVMLRKYVPDPTHVLPEQPVQLRENLSYEEEPVEILDRKEHVLRNKTIPLVKVRTGTDQ from the exons ATGGCACCGTATGAGGCACTATACGGAAGACCATGTAGGACTTCGATATGCTGGAATGAAGTtggtgaaaggaaattactaggtccagaACTTGTGCAACAGACATCAGATAatgttaagattataagagataatcttaagacaACTCGAGATAGGAAAAAGTGTTATGCCGATAAGCGGAGAAGAGAATTGgagtttgaagttg AGTTATCTCATATTTCTGATGCGTTTCATGTGGtaatgcttagaaagtatgtgccagatcctacccatgtATTGCCTGAGCAACCAGTAcagttgagagaaaatttgtcttatgaagaggaaccagtggagattcttgaTAGAAAGGAACAtgtcttaaggaataagacaattccattggtaaag gtAAGGACGGGAACAGACCAGTGA